DNA from Prunus persica cultivar Lovell chromosome G6, Prunus_persica_NCBIv2, whole genome shotgun sequence:
ATGGCGTCTGCTGCAACAGACCTCTTCATTGGAAAATTTGTAGCCATTCTAGAGAGTGAAGCAGCCTCCATAGCGGGTGTTCGTGATCAAGTTGATGAGATTAAGCAGGAGCTGGTATTCATGAAATCCTTCTTAGATGATGCTGACGGCGGAGAGCAGGCACACACACAAGTACAGAAAGCGTGGGTCGCAAGCGTTCGAGACTTGGCCAATGATGTTGAAAACACCATTGATGAGTTCATGTATCACGTGTACGAGCAGCGAAATGGCGGTCGATTTGCCAGGTGGATCCACAAAACCATTCACTTTCCAAAGCACCTTTGGTATAAGCGTAAAATAGCCAACAAGTTACAGAAAATCGCGACTGCAATTAGAGCTATTACAGAGAGAAATCAGAGATATGGTGGTGGTGCAGCTGTAGAAGGAAAAAGTACTTCTTCTGAGGATATTCGCAGATGGGTGCAGAATCAAGGGGAGTCTTCTATTTATCATAAGGAGGATGAACTCGTCGGGATTGAAGGTGATAAGAACTTGTTAATGGGATGGCTGATGAACGAAGAGCAACGCCAAACTGTTGTGTCTGTGGTCGGGATGGGAGGATCGGGGAAGACAACTCTAGTTGCAAGGACTTTCAAAGATGAAATTGTACAGAGACATTTCGAATGCTATGCGTGGATTACTGTTTCCCAATCTTATGTGATTGAAGACTTACTTAGAAGATTGATCAAAGAATTCCACAAAGCAAAGAAGGAAGAGGTCCCTGCAGACATGAATGCCATGAGTTATAACGAATTGCTGGAGATTTTGATGAACTGCTTGGGAACTAAAAGGTACCTAGTTGTATTGGATGACGTGTGGGATGTCCACCTTTGGGAGAAAATAAGGTTTTCATTTCCAGATAAACAACTTGAAAGTCGAGTCATGCTTACAACTCGAAGAGAAGACATAGCATCCTCTTCTTTTGGAGTTGAAAGCCATGTTCACAAGATTCAACCGCTGGAAAGGAGTGATGCTTGGGAGCTCTTCAGCATGAAAGCATTCTCAAGTTATCAGAACAAATCTTGTTCACCTGAACTTCTGCCTTTAGCTCGGGAACTTGTGGAAAAGTGTGAAGGCTTACCACTCGCGATCGTAGCCTTGAGTGGTCTCATGTCTTCTAAGAAGTCACTTGCAGAGTGGAGCACAGTCTACAACAGCTTAAATTGGCATCTAACAAACAATTCTTTGTTAGAACCTATGAAGATGCGCATCTTGTTGTTTAGTTTTAATGATTTGCCATACCGACTGAAGCAATGCTTTCTATATTGTTCCCTTTTCCCTGAAGATCATGTGATCATAAATATTAAGCTCATCAAATTGTGGATTGCTGAAGGATTTGTTGAACATGTCGAAGGCGTCACACCAGAAGAAGTTGCAAAGAGCTATCTTATGGAACTCATTTTTCGTAACATGCTACAGGAAAGGTTTGTAGCATCCAGGCCAGCATGTAAGATGCATGATGTTATGCGGGAGATTGCTTtgtcaaaagcaaaaaaagaaaagttttgc
Protein-coding regions in this window:
- the LOC18774035 gene encoding disease resistance protein RPM1; this encodes MASAATDLFIGKFVAILESEAASIAGVRDQVDEIKQELVFMKSFLDDADGGEQAHTQVQKAWVASVRDLANDVENTIDEFMYHVYEQRNGGRFARWIHKTIHFPKHLWYKRKIANKLQKIATAIRAITERNQRYGGGAAVEGKSTSSEDIRRWVQNQGESSIYHKEDELVGIEGDKNLLMGWLMNEEQRQTVVSVVGMGGSGKTTLVARTFKDEIVQRHFECYAWITVSQSYVIEDLLRRLIKEFHKAKKEEVPADMNAMSYNELLEILMNCLGTKRYLVVLDDVWDVHLWEKIRFSFPDKQLESRVMLTTRREDIASSSFGVESHVHKIQPLERSDAWELFSMKAFSSYQNKSCSPELLPLARELVEKCEGLPLAIVALSGLMSSKKSLAEWSTVYNSLNWHLTNNSLLEPMKMRILLFSFNDLPYRLKQCFLYCSLFPEDHVIINIKLIKLWIAEGFVEHVEGVTPEEVAKSYLMELIFRNMLQERFVASRPACKMHDVMREIALSKAKKEKFCTVHDGSETVEETGALRLSIQTTNGEIGSCTGISRLRSFLVFATGVSSFSFSNELPFDLKLLKALDLEDVPIDNLPDRVTCLFNLKYLNLDGTLIKELPESIGQLRNLQALNVMDTNIEALPRGISKLLNLRHLVAGRFISRKIIGVRIPSSIGKMKKLQSLAYIESEGNIIRLIGSMTQLTFLGITNVKERDEEDLCASIQEMKVLSRLLLFGADGEEFLRVDALSSPPPYLDRLDLIGKLGKVPHWFCSLHSLTIMNLTQSALEEDLLPHIEALPSLRSLSLDNASVRKELCFNRGFVKLRQLWFWNLALLNKITIEKGAMPNLELLSIDGCLTLETLPQGIEHLAKLQGYRFYNVSEKFRESINEGGVDHPRMLLVVERCKKYTNKS